From the Brassica napus cultivar Da-Ae chromosome A8, Da-Ae, whole genome shotgun sequence genome, one window contains:
- the LOC125576891 gene encoding uncharacterized protein LOC125576891, with amino-acid sequence MVYGELMEKADSLGELIRKLEGQVAEIATAIKRDAGCLPGRTDLNLRRQGSAVMLRSEKNLAADTRNNSDVGKPDDADETGKSNSHPVFLDELDPNPSQDNRKTTTEKAKEKAIDLELEEDTEIEDEIDRQYRTDVDRPKTSTIDQQPEKPIDRRFTQPKPIIERVYRTLPPFPPKTQTKKSLENAICKKALDRISVEMSLSDAIKIAPSIKKHIKDMTSPNYPIAEHSVMMISEEVSAMIKGETPTKRSDHGSFVLDCKIENTHFPRSLCDLSSSVNLMPYSVAVTLGYREFMPTPITLVLADRSIRVPEGILEDVPIKINDCIVPTDFVVLKYRQEPIIDVKEGRINLNIGDISMTFDMEKLIKRLLIDD; translated from the coding sequence ATGGTTTACGGAGAATTGATGGAAAAAGCAGATTCTTTAGGAGAACTAATCCGAAAATTAGAAGGTCAAGTAGCTGAGATAGCAACTGCAATAAAGAGAGATGCTGGATGTCTTCCCGGAAGGACTGATCTAAACCTAAGACGTCAAGGCAGTGCCGTAATGCTGCGCAGCGAGAAAAACCTCGCAGCAGACACGAGGAATAATTCAGATGTTGGAAAACCTGACGATGCCGATGAGACCGGGAAAAGCAACTCTCATCCTGTTTTTCTTGACGAACTAGACCCAAATCCATCTCAAGACAACCGGAAAACCACCACTGAAAAAGCTAAGGAAAAGGCAATAGACTTAGAACTAGAAGAAGATACGGAGATTGAGGATgagatcgatcgacagtacagaactgacgtcgatcgacccAAAACATCCACCATCGATCAACAACCGGAgaaacccatcgatcgacggtttACTCAACCCAAACCCATAATTGAAAGAGTCTATAGAACTTTACCCCCTTTTCCCCCTAAAACGCAAACTAAGAAATCATTAGAGAACGCAATCTGCAAGAAAGCCTTAGATAGGATTTCTGTCGAGATGTCTCTTAGCGATGCTATAAAAATAGCACCTTCAATTAAGAAGCATATAAAAGATATGACATCTCCAAACTATCCAATCGCAGAACACAGCGTGATGATGATTTCAGAAGAAGTAAGTGCTATGATTAAAGGAGAAACTCCAACAAAGAGATCCGATCATGGTAGTTTCGTCCTAGattgtaaaatagaaaacacGCATTTCCCTAGATCACTATGTGACCTCAGCTCTAGCGTGAACCTTATGCCTTACTCTGTTGCTGTGACGTTAGGATACAGAGAGTTTATGCCAACTCCGATCACCCTGGTTTTAGCTGATAGATCTATTAGGGTACCCGAAGGAATTCTCGAAGATGTTCCCATAAAGATTAACGATTGCATCGTGCCTACGGATTTTGTTGTGTTGAAATACAGACAAGAACCCATCATTGACGTCAAGGAAGGACGAATTAATTTGAACATAGGAGATATCTCGATGACTTTTGATATGGAAAAACTGATTAAGCGACTTCTAATAGATGACTAG
- the LOC106404415 gene encoding uncharacterized protein At3g43530-like has product MTSKLRFTKKKKESPPKKKKKSSPTKKKEVEPAKKEMTLPTGKKKRGRSSSAEEHEADDGGSSSQPTKRPRLTSNRNPKNLQSNPAAASASPTQPDNEETPLGPPATSEDPPPTKRQNPPHQQDPPDASISQSSTKGGTPYSEQGDNEEMGSHGEPPRLREPNATEEQIMVKEMAGGAIKPHKFYFKPAEYGKPCKLSSRCHQTKFIKLIDNFHATEKKWFYAHPQFKHIFHMECSSRRKVMGLWMLLIRTIKVDKKRQAWFVVNGVPIRYSIREHGLISGLYCHTYPENYESIGSLKFAKKYFQQPPKKKGDDPPELKVTAADVLKKLKKMKYDGSHERLRMAVLYFLATVIFQRSRYGTPIDHFLLRMVNDLRVCHTFPWGRFTFDDSLKEIKHMVKHFRGKIPTVKASWTFPGFINPLEILAFESIQVLKENFRENVEEFDDSCPRMCKSRFLANGSSGYALSEIYEKLGETKEISNILKPTGSETDLSVEIFDDGLWDDVDLGDDGDIDDPIVDGWNKIIIHDQVKILWEDLYKMDVKTRKIEHEPERICEELEGPRVCEETEAGCESLETRVAQLEESMKVRDDIIGQLEARIKSMEDDRNPRDRFGNMEDLFDHDRFDTGGGQENDDTDKDATKEGETETEQMAEDDADKEATKDGENEPEKESKVDADKEATKEGDNELEEMAEDDADKEATEDGENEHEKDSHVDADKEATKEGEIEPEQMAEDDTDKEATKEVENDPEHALQEDLEVMVAAAEKFEKEVVEKKAAEKEVVEKKAWEKESTDEMDGDAEEDSPKKTKRVPKPSRMKQSPYVEK; this is encoded by the exons ATGACATCTAAACTAAGATTcaccaagaaaaagaaagaatccccaccaaagaagaaaaagaaatccTCAccgacaaagaagaaggaggttGAACCGGCTAAGAAGGAGATGACTTTGCCCACGGGAAAGAAGAAACGGGGTAGATCGTCTTCAGCAGAGGAACACGAAGCAGACGACGGCGGGTCGTCGTCTCAACCCACGAAGCGGCCGCGTCTTACTTCAAACCGTAACCCTAAAAATCTTCAATCTAATCCGGCTGCTGCTTCTGCTTCTCCTACTCAACCTGACAATGAGGAGACACCCTTAGGACCACCAGCAACATCAGAAGATCCTCCACCAACGAAGAGACAAAATCCGCCACACCAACAAGATCCTCCGGATGCATCTATTTCCCAGTCTTCCACGAAGGGCGGGACACCTTATTCGGAACAAGGAGACAATGAGGAAATGGGATCGCATGGTGAGCCTCCCAGATTACGAGAACCTAATGCTACAGAAGAGCAAATAATG gtAAAGGAGATGGCTGGAGGAGCAATCAAACCACACAAGTTTTACTTCAAACCAGCCGAATATGGGAAACCCTGTAAGCTCTCCTCAAGGTGTCATCAAACGAAGTTCATCAAGTTGATTGACAATTTTCATGCAACCGAGAAGAAGTGGTTTTATGCGCACCCACAGTTCAAGCATATTTTCCATATGGAGTGCTCCTCAAGGAGAAAGGTGATGGGATTGTGGATGTTACTGATTCGCACCATAAAAGTCGACAAGAAGAGACAGGCTTGGTTTGTGGTAAATGGGGTTCCCATTCGTTACTCCATCAGAGAACATGGTCTCATATCAGGACTATACTGCCACACTTATCCAGAAAACTATGAGAGCATTGGGAGTTTGAAGTTTGCTAAGAAGTACTTTCAGCAACCACCAAAGAAGAAGGGTGACGATCCTCCTGAACTAAAAGTGACAGCAGCTGATGTCCTAAAGAAGCTAAAGAAGATGAAATATGATGGTAGTCATGAACGGTTGAGGATGGCTGTGCTTTATTTCTTGGCCACAGTCATTTTTCAAAGATCAAGGTATGGAACCCCTATAGACCATTTTCTTCTCCGAATGGTTAATGATCTTAGGGTGTGCCACACGTTTCCATGGGGGCGTTTCACCTTTGATGACTCCTTGAAGGAGATAAAGCATATGGTGAAGCATTTTCGAGGAAAGATCCCAACTGTAAAGGCTTCTTGGACATTTCCTGGGTTTATCAACCCACTGGAG ATATTGGCATTTGAAAGTATACAAGTGCTGAAGgaaaattttagagaaaatgttGAAGAATTTGATGATAGCTGTCCAAGAATGTGCAAGTCGAGATTCCTAGCGAATGGGTCGTCAGGATATGCGTTGAGCGAGATATATGAGAAGCTCGGAGAAACAAAG gaaatttctaatattttgaaaCCAACTGGAAGCGAGACAGATCTATCAGTTGAGATCTTTGATGATGGGTTATGGGATGATGTTGACCTGGGAGATGATGGGGATATAGATGACCCAATTGTTGATGGTTGGAACAAGATTATTATCCATGACCAAGTAAAAATTCTTTGGGAGGATCTGTACAAGATGGATGTCAAAACTCGAAAGATAGAACACGAGCCTGAGAGGATTTGTGAAGAACTTGAGGGTCCGAGGGTGTGTGAGGAAACTGAGGCAGGATGTGAGAGTTTGGAAACAAGAGTTGCTCAGTTGGAAGAAAGCATGAAGGTGAGAGATGACATAATTGGTCAGTTGGAAGCAAGAATAAAGAGTATGGAAGATGACCGCAACCCGAGGGACAGATTTGGGAACATGGAGGACTTGTTTGATCATGATCGTTTTGACACTGGTGGAGGCCAAGAAAATG atgatACTGATAAAGATGCCACAAAGGAGGGTGAGACTGAAACCGAGCAAATGGCAGAAGATGATGCTGATAAGGAGGCCACGAAGGATGGAGAGAATGAGCCTGAGAAAGAAAGTAAGGTTGATGCTGATAAGGAGGCCACAAAGGAGGGTGATAATGAACTCGAGGAGATGGCAGAAGATGATGCTGATAAGGAGGCCACAGAGGATGGAGAAAATGAGCATGAGAAAGATAGCCATGTTGATGCTGATAAGGAGGCCACAAAGGAAGGCGAGATTGAACCCGAGCAGATGGCAGAAGATGATACTGATAAGGAGGCCACGAAGGAGGTTGAGAATGACCCCGAGCACGCACTGCAAG AGGATCTTGAAGTGATGGTGGCGGCTGCAGAGAAGTTTGAGAAAGAAGTTGTGGAGAAGAAAGCTGCAGAGAAAGAAGTTGTGGAGAAGAAAGCTTGGGAGAAAGAATCTACGGATGAAATGGATGGAGATGCTGAAGAAGATTCaccgaagaagacgaagagggTGCCAAAGCCTTCTCGTATGAAGCAGTCTCCATATGTTGAGAAGTAA
- the LOC125577442 gene encoding uncharacterized protein LOC125577442 yields MDNNRRVVIYFDQGGSYSDVGDEVRWKRKDRHISTLVFTMRSDEEVTYSQLVDRVCMKMKIDVASSKIQLSYFPFGMDDKRPCYIFDDEDVLGYLLEVEKNQRRTVLHVELIESVSQNQSNEMFSRDEEIISDARANDDMVGLKELTTIPHIQEDENEKGDEVGTEKDDMEKLAVVTPAETPVVHFEWDDGIDMALHQEFETKHEVRDLVDKAVHKNCFEVDIVKSTPRLYVLKCRGVGCKWYLRAAKLKNSDFFTIRTYRKMHTCVRIEESATKKGKRGTPSLVASVLQADYPGKYKTPTPKDLIDLVENKLGVRISYATAWRGKYKAINDLRGNPTESFARLPSYLYMLERLNPRTVTRLVVDEKNQFKYVFFALGACIEGFNSMRKVIIMDGTHLKGVYKGVLLIATAQDPDHHHYPLAFAVVDGEKNASWSWFLTTLKTLIPDDPQLVFCTDRNQSIIKTVHEVYPLAIHGYCIYHLANNVKGACSHVRKDVVAHEFKKIAGIYTEKEFRRKYIDFRRRYPQAAEYLDESVHESKWARCQFPGARYNIDTTNTAESMNGVFKEQRNYALLPMIDEIVGKIIEWFNRYRQISIGVPQRQLLVPRVHVELHENCPIARTLHVEVLNTFERQYNVTGTDGKGYLVDLINKTCHCRHFEIDRYPCVHALAAIMKYCRTTTDDTLEQLVENYCSKYYWMEQWTLAYCRTIYPVPHHSSWQVPEEIQSQVVFPPYVEKKKGRLQTTRFPSAGEYRRKRKKKYAPFSEWLGDSSDKDDNDNDDIDYEESSNEGSDSEESGSEGSGDEGGDNEGNDE; encoded by the coding sequence ATGGATAACAACAGACGTGTGGTGATATATTTTGATCAAGGGGGTAGTTATTCAGATGTGGGAGATGAAGTTCGATGGAAGCGGAAAGACCGACATATTTCTACTTTAGTGTTTACGATGAGAAGTGATGAGGAGGTGACTTACTCTCAGTTGGTTGATAGAGTATGCATGAAAATGAAGATTGATGTAGCTTCGTCCAAGATTCAGCTGAGTTACTTTCCGTTTGGAATGGATGATAAGAGGCCATGTTACATCTtcgatgatgaagatgttttaGGATATTTATTGGAAGTCGAAAAAAATCAGAGGCGTACTGTCTTGCACGTGGAGCTCATAGAATCTGTCTCACAAAACCAAAGTAACGAGATGTTTTCTAGGGATGAGGAAATTATTAGTGATGCAAGAGCTAATGATGATATGGTTGGTCTTAAGGAGTTGACGACTATTCCTCATATTCAAGAAGATGAGAATGAGAAAGGCGATGAAGTGGGTACTGAAAAAGATGATATGGAGAAGTTGGCGGTTGTTACACCAGCTGAAACACCAGTTGTACATTTCGAGTGGGATGACGGTATTGACATGGCTTTGCACCAAGAATTTGAAACTAAGCATGAAGTGAGAGATTTAGTGGACAAAGCTGTGCATAAGAATTGTTTTGAGGTTGATATAGTGAAGTCGACGCCTCGACTTTACGTATTAAAGTGCCGTGGGGTTGGTTGCAAATGGTATTTACGAGCTGCAAAGCTGAAAAACTCTGATTTTTTCACTATAAGGACGTATCGGAAGATGCATACTTGCGTTAGGATAGAGGAAAGTGCAACCAAGAAGGGGAAAAGAGGCACACCAAGCTTGGTCGCATCTGTGCTGCAAGCTGATTATCCAGGAAAATACAAGACTCCAACACCAAAGGATCTCATAGATTTGGTTGAGAACAAATTGGGTGTTAGGATTTCATATGCTACGGCTTGGAGAGGAAAATACAAAGCTATCAACGATCTGCGTGGGAACCCAACAGAGAGCTTTGCTAGACTGCCGTCTTACTTGTACATGTTGGAAAGGTTGAATCCTCGTACTGTCACCCGCTTAGTAGTGGATGAGAAGAACCAGTTTAAGTATGTGTTCTTCGCGCTCGGAGCTTGCATTGAAGGGTTTAATTCCATGCGGAAAGTGATAATTATGGATGGAACTCATCTGAAGGGTGTGTATAAAGGAGTGCTTCTTATTGCCACTGCTCAAGATccagatcatcatcattatcctcTCGCTTTTGCTGTAGTAGATGGTGAAAAAAATGCAAGTTGGAGTTGGTTTTTGACTACATTGAAAACCTTGATACCAGATGATCCCCAACTTGTATTCTGCACTGATAGAAACCAAAGCATCATCAAGACAGTACACGAGGTCTACCCACTGGCGATCCATGGATATTGCATATATCACTTGGCTAATAATGTGAAAGGAGCATGCAGCCATGTTAGGAAAGATGTGGTTGCACATGAGTTCAAAAAAATTGCTGGTATTTACACAGAAAAAGagtttagaagaaaatatattgATTTCAGAAGAAGGTATCCTCAGGCCGCTGAGTATCTGGATGAGAGTGTGCATGAGAGCAAATGGGCAAGATGTCAATTTCCAGGAGCAAGGTACAACATAGATACAACCAACACTGCTGAATCTATGAATGGTGTTTTCAAGGAACAAAGGAATTATGCACTGCTGCCAATGATTGATGAGATCGTGGGGAAGATTATAGAATGGTTTAATAGATACCGACAAATTTCTATAGGGGTTCCACAGAGGCAGCTACTTGTCCCACGTGTGCATGTTGAATTGCATGAGAACTGTCCGATTGCAAGAACACTTCACGTGGAGGTGCTAAACACATTTGAACGTCAGTACAATGTTACTGGTACGGATGGGAAAGGTTATTTGGTTGATTTGATCAACAAAACATGTCACTGTCGGCATTTTGAAATTGACCGGTATCCTTGTGTGCATGCGCTTGCTGCGATCATGAAGTATTGCAGAACTACAACAGATGATACGCTAGAGCAGTTGGTTGAAAATTATTGTTCTAAGTATTATTGGATGGAGCAGTGGACATTGGCATATTGTAGGACAATATATCCAGTGCCTCATCATTCATCCTGGCAAGTTCCTGAGGAAATACAATCTCAGGTTGTGTTCCCGCCGTAtgtggagaaaaaaaaaggaagattaCAAACTACTAGATTCCCATCTGCGGGAGAATATCggaggaagagaaagaaaaagtatGCACCATTCTCGGAGTGGCTTGGTGACAGCAGTGACAAAGATGACAACGACAACGATGACATCGATTACGAAGAAAGCAGCAATGAGGGAAGTGACAGCGAGGAAAGTGGCAGCGAAGGAAGTGGTGACGAGGGAGGTGACAACGAAGGAAATGATGAATGA